From the Solanum pennellii chromosome 4, SPENNV200 genome, one window contains:
- the LOC107015545 gene encoding uncharacterized membrane protein At1g75140-like, producing MASLYKGKIFLFSLLLLFHVSWVFRAFAEVVIEEEKLENLGVEEKFEHVDALDLLKRHQLQIEKLEGIVENLSLLVSRLESRLLEHPKVQNLEGEVQVVLGEKKKIQGEGFVGNEGSLENKVSVTKYSPLWLERFQFISAVRLGSDATSINVLPFRDAEGLSKYVAIGDDRGKVYAFSRNGEVLVEFQTSMSSPITAYVSYLSVYKNESVVVTGHENGGILMHRIWEVVVPDGDDRTSLRMETVGKFASPEIEEGGSSILSLEVHHVGRNRYILSTDSGGKLWVFRENGTVYGVTTPKSSPLAFLKQRLLFLTETGAGSLDLRTMKIRESECEGLNNSIAKSYVFDATERSKAYGFTSDGDLIHVLLLGDNMNFKCRVRSKRKLEMAEPLSFQAIKGYLLVANQEKVSLYNVSSLHYVRSGGPRQLFSVGHDEIVASFLSSQSLEPNDISRKVIPLVASDQEKLVILGLGSGYLGIYRSNLPVFKNEFNTMLWTSPVLFFIIFLLGAYYFFAKKKEALTSWGPDDPFPSTGVTSGAPMGSSQVDRSYPDSSRNADLMDLRGSSLRGPSGRYVSPSRYSGGTTGAYRTNSADTNSRSASVDPNFRTTSELKFRGTNLETPGFPKRRDSLFVNSQIVDDGK from the coding sequence ATGGCAAGCTTATACAAAGGCaagattttcttattttctttgcTTTTGTTATTTCATGTTTCATGGGTTTTTAGAGCTTTTGCTGAAGTTGTAATTGAAGAAGAGAAGTTGGAGAATCTTGGGGTTGAAGAGAAATTTGAACATGTTGATGCTTTAGATTTGTTAAAAAGACACCAACTTCAAATAGAAAAACTAGAAGGGATTGTTGAGAATCTTAGCTTGCTTGTTTCTAGGTTAGAATCGAGATTACTGGAACACCCTAAAGTTCAAAACTTGGAAGGTGAAGTGCAGGTTGTTTTGggtgaaaaaaagaagattcaAGGTGAGGGATTTGTGGGTAATGAGGGTAGTTTAGAGAATAAAGTGTCTGTTACAAAGTATAGTCCTCTTTGGTTGGAAAGGTTTCAATTTATATCAGCAGTGAGATTAGGATCAGATGCAACTAGTATCAATGTGTTACCATTTAGAGATGCTGAAGGACTGAGTAAGTATGTCGCCATTGGCGATGATCGCGGGAAAGTGTATGCATTCTCTAGAAATGGAGAAGTTTTGGTTGAATTTCAGACGTCGATGAGTTCACCAATAACAGCCTATGTGTCGTACTTGTCTGTTTATAAGAATGAGAGTGTGGTTGTTACGGGGCATGAGAATGGTGGGATTTTGATGCATAGAATTTGGGAGGTAGTAGTACCTGATGGTGATGACAGGACTTCTCTTCGTATGGAAACTGTAGGAAAATTTGCTTCACCGGAAATCGAGGAAGGGGGGTCTTCGATTTTAAGTTTAGAGGTGCATCATGTTGGAAGAAATAGGTATATCTTGTCCACGGATTCTGGTGGGAAACTCTGGGTTTTTAGGGAGAATGGAACTGTTTATGGGGTGACAACACCAAAGAGCAGTCCACTTGCGTTCTTGAAACAAAGGCTACTATTTCTAACTGAGACTGGTGCAGGGTCATTAGACTTGAGGACCATGAAGATTAGGGAATCTGAATGTGAAGGTTTAAACAATTCTATTGCTAAGAGTTATGTATTTGATGCAACTGAACGGTCGAAAGCCTATGGGTTCACATCTGATGGTGATTTGATTCATGTGCTACTCTTAGGTGATAATATGAACTTCAAGTGCAGGGTTAGATCCAAAAGGAAGTTAGAGATGGCCGAGCCTCTGTCTTTTCAAGCGATTAAAGGATATTTGCTTGTTGCTAACCAGGAGAAGGTATCACTGTATAACGTGTCATCGCTGCATTACGTGCGGTCTGGTGGACCAAGACAATTGTTCTCTGTTGGTCATGATGAGATTGTAGCATCATTTTTGAGCTCTCAATCGTTGGAACCAAATGATATAAGCAGAAAGGTTATTCCTTTAGTTGCCAGTGATCAAGAAAAGCTCGTTATTCTTGGCCTTGGAAGTGGTTACTTGGGGATATATCGCTCAAACCTTCCAGTTTTCAAAAATGAGTTCAACACTATGCTGTGGACGAGTcctgttttatttttcatcattttccttttaggtgcatattatttttttgccaAGAAAAAGGAAGCTCTTACCTCCTGGGGACCTGACGATCCTTTCCCTTCTACGGGTGTTACAAGTGGGGCTCCAATGGGATCCAGCCAGGTTGACAGATCTTATCCTGATTCATCGAGGAATGCAGATCTGATGGATCTTAGGGGTAGTAGCCTCAGAGGTCCATCTGGAAGGTATGTCTCTCCATCTCGCTATTCTGGTGGAACGACAGGTGCCTATAGAACAAATTCTGCTGATACAAATTCTAGGTCTGCCTCTGTTGATCCCAACTTTAGAACTACCTCGGAGTTAAAATTTAGGGGGACAAATCTAGAAACACCAGGTTTTCCAAAAAGGAGAGATAGCCTGTTTGTAAACAGTCAAATTGTGGATGATGGCAAGTAA
- the LOC107018312 gene encoding outer envelope pore protein 24A, chloroplastic-like, translated as MKASFKARYEPDKAAAAATVAFNAGDLKLRASMTDATVVKGPSLNGLALAVEKPGLFIVDYNVPKKDIRFQFMNSIKVLEKPLNLNYIHFHGDKRTILDGTLVVDSANKVSANYVMGSGSCKLKYTYVHGGITTFEPIYDTAKNAWDFMVSRKVYGDDVFKATYQTTSKNLGLEWSRSSKLNGSFKICASLCLLEERKIPKLSAETSWDFEM; from the exons ATGAAGGCTTCATTCAAAGCACGATATGAGCCCGACAAAGCCGCCGCCGCCGCTACTGTTGCATTCAACGCCGGCGACCTTAAGCTCCGAGCTTCCATGACCGATGCTACTGTTGTCAAAGGTCCCAGCTTAAACGGATTAGCTCTGGCCGTTGAGAAACCTGGATTGTTCATCGTCGACTACAACGTCCCGAAGAAG GACATTAGGTTTCAATTTATGAACTCAATCAAGGTTCTGGAGAAGCCATTGAATTTGAATTACATTCATTTTCATGGAGACAAGCGAACAATATTGGATGGAACTTTGGTGGTTGATTCTGCCAACAAAGTGTCGGCTAATTACGTCATGGGCTCGGGAAGTTGTAAATTAAAGTACACATATGTCCACGGAGGAATCACTACTTTCGAGCCCATCTATGATACAGCAAAGAATGCGTGGGACTTCATGGTATCACGTAAAGTTTATGGGGATGATGTGTTTAAGGCTACTTATCAGACAACAAGCAAGAATTTGGGGCTCGAATGGTCCAGGAGTTCTAAGTTAAATGGATCATTTAAG ATTTGTGCATCTCTCTGTTTGCTTGAGGAACGCAAAATCCCAAAGTTAAGTGCTGAGACTTCGTGGGACTTTGAAATGTGA